The Pedobacter ginsengisoli region TTGTATCAGCAGCAGATAGACCTTATTTTTCTGGACATTCAAATGCCTGATCTCACCGGTATCCAACTGGCCAGAACACTCGAAAGCAGACCCGGAAGCACAAAACTGCGCGTAATTTTTACTACCGCCTTTAACAATTATGCAATAGAGGGCTACAAGGTTGATGCGCTCGATTACCTGCTAAAACCTTACGATTACGAGGAATTCCTGAAGGCAGCGGGCAAAGCTAAAACCTATGCCGAAATGCTCAATACCAAACAACCACCTGCTGATCACGAAGAATACATATTTCTTAAGGTAGAATATCAGCTGGTTCGTGTGGCCATAAAAGACATCGTTTACATCGAGGGCTTAAAAGATTATGCAAAAATCCACCTTGCTAGCGAGGCCAAACCTCTGCTATCCCTTATTACCTTAAAATCACTTGAAGATAAACTCCCCGCCCGCAGGTTCATGAGGGTACACCGCTCCTTTATCATCGCG contains the following coding sequences:
- a CDS encoding LytR/AlgR family response regulator transcription factor — encoded protein: MILNCIAVDDEPLALGLICSFIEQTPFLKLAGSFSSGIKALEALYQQQIDLIFLDIQMPDLTGIQLARTLESRPGSTKLRVIFTTAFNNYAIEGYKVDALDYLLKPYDYEEFLKAAGKAKTYAEMLNTKQPPADHEEYIFLKVEYQLVRVAIKDIVYIEGLKDYAKIHLASEAKPLLSLITLKSLEDKLPARRFMRVHRSFIIALDKIDAVTKNTVQIGGINITIGEQYKDAMKQFLSNWL